A stretch of DNA from Candidatus Bathyarchaeota archaeon:
AGGAAGGGCGTGTAAAAGTCGCTTCCTGTCATCATTTCTCCCGAAATAGAAGCAGTTACCGCGCGTGGAATATTGTCCGCCATAACCATCAAACCGTTTGTTGTGCCACGTTCTCCCTCTGTTACCGATTCCATCTGCAATGTGGAGTTTATAGGTCCTGCCATGTTCATTAAGGCGGTACGGCTTATGTAGGCGGTTGAAGCCAAGGCCAAGTTTGGTGAGAGAGTTATAAGCATGATGAAAGGCATGGATAGGTATTGACATATGACTATGCTTTTCACTTTACCCCATTTACTTGAAAGTGCTGGCGCAACAAGGGTGCCTACGCCTAGTGTAACATTGCTTAAGGCAGAGATTATGCCTATCTGTTCTGTTGTGGCAGAAAATTTTAGACTGAAGAATAAGGTGAAAAGAGGCACTATGAACCCCGCTCCAAAGCCTATGAGAGCTGTGGGTATCATAAATTTGAGTATTGTCCAGTGACTTTGAATGTTTCGAAGGCTCATGAGTTCGCCTATATTTTGCCTTTGCAGCATTTTGCTCTCCTTTATCAGCAATATCGGAACCACGGCAGCTAGGGATAGAGCAACCGAAATTACTAAGGAGATGCGATACCCAACGGCTACCCCTTCTGCGCCCGTGTTCAAGTTCAGTAAACCGTTGAACAGATCTGGTAGAATACCTCCGACGTAGCTGCCTATGACCCCCATAATTATCATTAAACTCCAGTTAATGCTGAAAAGATATGTGCGTTCCTCTTGCTTACTGTTCTCCATCATGAAAGGCGATGAGGCTACCCATCCCAGAGTACCTATTAAACCTGAAGCAAGGCTGGCGAAGAGAAGAATTGATGGCTGTAGAGCAACAATTTGGACAAAGCTAATGAGGTTAGCCGTTAAACCGACAAGCAGTGCTTTCTTAGGACCTATACGTTCACAAATCAAGCCCGCAGGTAACGCTACAAAACCAGTGGCTATAGCTCCAACAGTGAACATATTACTTATAAAATCGGGTTGAAAACCCACCTCGCTTAGGTTAAGATACAAGTAAAATATGACCCCCCAAATTCCAAAACTTAAACCTTGAAGGATAGTTGCCACTAGGTAAAGCTTAGCGTTACGACTAAGCATTCTCATACGCTGAATATATTGTCGAATCCCAGAAAGAAGCGACAATGGGCATCAACCAAAGCCTAAAGACTCGATAGCATCCACATAAAGAAATAAATACTTTACGTGCTCTATAGCCTCACACGCGTCCCATCATAAGCAAACTTCAAACCAGGAGTTTTCTTCTTATATGTCATCCTCTCCTGATATGGCAAACCTCTATCGTTCTCGCTTTCCTTTGATGAAGTCTTCTACCCACTGTCTTGCCAAACTGTCTGGAACCTGCACTGGTGGATGCTTAAATGCATACGATGAAATGCTAATCAGAGGTCCTGCGATTCCTCTGTCTTTCGCCAGTTTCACTGCTCTTATAACGTCTATGCTTACTCCCGCACTATTAGGCGAGTCCTCAACCTCCAACTTTGCCCTCACCGTAACCGGCTGATCACCAAACTTCCGCCCCTTAATATACAAGTAGCATATCTTCTTATCCTCGAGAAAAGGAACATAATCAGAAGGCCCAATGCGCGTCGGCACTTCGTAAGGCACAAGACTCGTAACCGCCTCAGTTTTACTAATCCGCTTCGTCTTCAACCTGTCCTCAACCGTCATGTTCAAAAAATCAGTATTCCCACCCAAGTTAAGCTGATAAGTCTCCTCAATCTTAATCCCACGGTCAACACACAACCTCACCAAACTCCGATGCAAAATCGTAGCTCCCAACTGGCTCTTAATATCATCACCTGCAACAGGCAAACCCGCATCCTCAAACCGCCCCGCCCAAGCCACATCAGAAGCCACAAACTCCGGAATACAATTAACCAAAGCACATTTAGCTTTAAGACAAGCTTGAGCATAACGCAGCGTCGCCTCATGGCTCCCCACCGGAAGAAAATTAACTAATATATCCGCCCCAGTCTCAGTAAGAACTTGCGCAACGTCAGAAGCCTCCACTTTCGCATCATCATAAGCATAGAAAGGCATCTTCATGTGAGGCGCTACTCCATCAAGGGTAGGCCCCGGCAACACCTTGACCCCCAACCGTGGAACGCCAGCGAATTTCGCACAAACATTTGGCTCAGCCCATATCGCATCAGCCAAGTCTCTACCAATCTTCTGCCTGTTAACCTCGAAAGCAGCTACAAACTT
This window harbors:
- a CDS encoding MFS transporter; translation: MRMLSRNAKLYLVATILQGLSFGIWGVIFYLYLNLSEVGFQPDFISNMFTVGAIATGFVALPAGLICERIGPKKALLVGLTANLISFVQIVALQPSILLFASLASGLIGTLGWVASSPFMMENSKQEERTYLFSINWSLMIIMGVIGSYVGGILPDLFNGLLNLNTGAEGVAVGYRISLVISVALSLAAVVPILLIKESKMLQRQNIGELMSLRNIQSHWTILKFMIPTALIGFGAGFIVPLFTLFFSLKFSATTEQIGIISALSNVTLGVGTLVAPALSSKWGKVKSIVICQYLSMPFIMLITLSPNLALASTAYISRTALMNMAGPINSTLQMESVTEGERGTTNGLMVMADNIPRAVTASISGEMMTGSDFYTPFLFTTVTYFIASSLYFIFFRKAEAKIAST
- a CDS encoding inositol-3-phosphate synthase, whose product is MEIRVAIAGVGNCASALIQGVEYYKNAKEDTRVPGLMHVNFGGYHVQSIKFVAAFEVNRQKIGRDLADAIWAEPNVCAKFAGVPRLGVKVLPGPTLDGVAPHMKMPFYAYDDAKVEASDVAQVLTETGADILVNFLPVGSHEATLRYAQACLKAKCALVNCIPEFVASDVAWAGRFEDAGLPVAGDDIKSQLGATILHRSLVRLCVDRGIKIEETYQLNLGGNTDFLNMTVEDRLKTKRISKTEAVTSLVPYEVPTRIGPSDYVPFLEDKKICYLYIKGRKFGDQPVTVRAKLEVEDSPNSAGVSIDVIRAVKLAKDRGIAGPLISISSYAFKHPPVQVPDSLARQWVEDFIKGKRER